The Mycolicibacterium smegmatis genome has a window encoding:
- the tag gene encoding DNA-3-methyladenine glycosylase, with the protein MTDGRVRCGWATPGSDGSTLYLDYHDTEWGRPLRDGDALFERVSLEAFQSGLSWLTILRKRENFRRAFHGFDPERVARYTEKDIERLMGDAGIVRNRAKIEATIANARAVEELDVDFGELLWSFAPPARPRPADMSQVPAVTPESTAMAKELKRRRFRFVGPTTAYALMQATGMVDDHVATCWVPPLEHRQDPRHAQAKAGSSHTLRPG; encoded by the coding sequence GTGACCGACGGACGTGTCCGGTGCGGCTGGGCGACCCCAGGCTCCGACGGGTCGACGCTCTATCTCGACTACCACGACACCGAATGGGGCCGGCCGCTGCGCGACGGCGATGCGCTGTTCGAGCGCGTGAGCCTCGAGGCGTTCCAGAGCGGGCTGAGCTGGCTGACCATCCTGCGCAAGCGCGAGAACTTCCGGCGCGCGTTCCACGGCTTCGATCCCGAGCGGGTGGCCCGCTACACGGAGAAAGACATCGAGCGGCTCATGGGCGATGCGGGGATCGTGCGCAACCGCGCCAAGATCGAGGCCACGATCGCCAATGCCAGGGCCGTCGAGGAGCTCGATGTGGACTTCGGGGAGCTGCTGTGGTCGTTCGCGCCGCCGGCGCGTCCACGGCCCGCCGACATGTCGCAGGTGCCCGCGGTGACGCCGGAATCCACCGCGATGGCCAAGGAACTCAAGCGTCGCAGGTTCCGGTTCGTCGGGCCGACGACGGCATATGCGTTGATGCAGGCCACCGGGATGGTCGACGATCACGTCGCGACATGCTGGGTTCCGCCGCTCGAACATCGTCAAGATCCGCGCCACGCGCAGGCCAAGGCAGGGTCTTCGCACACCCTGCGCCCCGGATAG
- a CDS encoding glucosyl-3-phosphoglycerate synthase, translated as MGHRWLTDHSWNRPSWTVADLEAAKAGRTVSVVLPALNEEETVGSVVETIKPLLGGLVDELIVLDSGSTDETEIRAVAAGAKVVSREAALPEVPPQPGKGEVLWRSLAATTGDIIAFVDSDLIDPDPMFVPKLLGPLLTCDGVHLVKGFYRRPLKVSGAEDANGGGRVTELVARPLLASLRPELNCVLQPLGGEYAGTRELLTSVPFAPGYGVEIGLLVDTYDRLGLDGIAQVNLGVRAHRNRPLTELASMSRQVIATLLSRCGISDSGVGLTQFFADGDDFTPRVSSVSLADRPPMTTLRPR; from the coding sequence GTGGGGCACCGTTGGCTGACCGACCACAGCTGGAACCGGCCGTCGTGGACGGTCGCCGACCTGGAGGCCGCGAAAGCCGGTCGCACCGTGTCGGTCGTGTTGCCCGCGCTCAACGAGGAAGAAACCGTCGGCTCGGTGGTGGAGACCATCAAACCGCTGCTCGGCGGCCTGGTCGACGAGCTGATCGTGCTCGATTCCGGTTCCACCGACGAGACCGAGATCCGCGCTGTCGCCGCGGGGGCCAAGGTGGTCAGCCGCGAGGCCGCGCTGCCCGAGGTGCCGCCGCAGCCCGGCAAGGGCGAGGTGTTGTGGCGCTCGCTGGCCGCCACGACGGGCGACATCATCGCGTTCGTCGACTCCGATCTGATCGACCCGGACCCGATGTTCGTCCCGAAGCTGCTGGGACCGCTGCTGACGTGCGACGGTGTGCACCTGGTCAAGGGTTTCTACCGCAGGCCGCTCAAGGTCAGCGGTGCCGAGGACGCCAACGGTGGCGGGCGCGTCACCGAACTCGTCGCCCGTCCGCTGTTGGCGTCGCTGCGTCCCGAACTCAACTGCGTGCTGCAGCCGCTGGGTGGCGAGTACGCGGGCACCCGCGAACTGCTCACGTCGGTGCCGTTCGCACCCGGCTACGGCGTCGAGATCGGCCTGCTGGTCGACACCTACGACCGGCTGGGCCTGGACGGCATCGCGCAGGTCAACCTGGGTGTGCGGGCCCATCGCAACCGGCCGCTGACCGAGTTGGCCTCGATGAGTCGCCAGGTCATCGCGACGCTGCTGTCGCGCTGCGGCATCTCCGACTCGGGCGTCGGGCTCACGCAGTTCTTCGCCGACGGCGACGACTTCACCCCTCGGGTGTCCTCGGTGTCCCTGGCCGACCGCCCGCCGATGACCACGCTGCGTCCGCGCTAG
- a CDS encoding DUF3117 domain-containing protein, translating to MAAMKPRTGDGPLEATKEGRGIVMRVPLEGGGRLVVELTPDEAAALGDELKGVTS from the coding sequence ATGGCGGCGATGAAGCCCCGGACTGGCGACGGTCCACTGGAAGCAACCAAAGAGGGGCGAGGGATCGTGATGCGGGTACCGCTTGAGGGCGGAGGGCGCCTCGTCGTCGAGCTCACCCCGGACGAGGCAGCCGCCCTGGGCGACGAGCTCAAGGGCGTCACCAGCTAG
- a CDS encoding DivIVA domain-containing protein, with protein sequence MTLILLYLVVLVLVATVLFALGSVIFGRGETLPPLPRGTTATVLPASGVTGADVESVRFTQSLRGYKTSEVDWVLERLGYELDSLRGELAALRVAYGVPEDTPEDIEDDDVEVSATAGQLRGEEGTS encoded by the coding sequence GTGACGTTGATACTGCTGTATCTCGTGGTGCTCGTTCTGGTCGCCACGGTGCTGTTCGCCCTGGGCAGCGTGATCTTCGGTCGCGGTGAGACGCTGCCCCCGCTGCCGCGGGGCACCACCGCGACGGTGTTGCCTGCCTCAGGGGTCACCGGCGCCGACGTCGAATCGGTGCGGTTCACGCAGTCGCTGCGCGGTTACAAGACCAGCGAGGTGGACTGGGTGCTGGAGCGCCTTGGCTATGAACTCGACTCACTGCGCGGGGAACTCGCCGCGCTGCGGGTCGCCTACGGCGTCCCGGAGGACACCCCGGAAGACATCGAGGACGACGACGTCGAGGTCTCGGCCACCGCGGGGCAGCTGCGCGGGGAGGAAGGCACGTCGTGA
- a CDS encoding methyltransferase family protein has product MKLLLQAVASGVLGLAFFAVALFWPAGTFDYWQAWVFIAVFLAGTLIPSFYLAVTDPVTLQRRLHAGPTAETRSAQKVAAVALVVAVLAVLIVSALDRRFGWSSVPAWLALAADVVVVVSLVLSQVVIFQNRFAAATIRVEAEQQVISTGMYGWVRHPMYSWALVMILASPVALGSFWALLVATAGLPVLVFRILDEEKMLVAELRGYDEYRQKIRYRLVPGLW; this is encoded by the coding sequence GTGAAACTGTTACTTCAGGCCGTGGCGTCCGGAGTCTTGGGGCTGGCGTTCTTCGCGGTCGCGCTGTTCTGGCCCGCGGGCACGTTCGACTATTGGCAGGCATGGGTTTTCATCGCGGTGTTCCTCGCGGGCACGCTGATCCCGAGTTTCTATCTCGCGGTCACCGATCCCGTCACGCTGCAGCGCCGCCTGCATGCCGGCCCGACCGCCGAGACGCGGAGCGCGCAGAAGGTGGCCGCGGTCGCGCTCGTGGTGGCCGTGCTCGCCGTGCTGATCGTCAGCGCGCTGGACCGTCGCTTCGGGTGGTCGTCGGTGCCCGCATGGCTCGCCCTGGCGGCCGATGTCGTGGTGGTGGTGAGCCTGGTGCTGTCGCAGGTGGTCATCTTCCAGAACCGCTTCGCCGCGGCCACCATCCGCGTCGAGGCCGAACAGCAGGTGATCTCGACCGGCATGTACGGCTGGGTGCGTCATCCCATGTACTCCTGGGCCCTGGTCATGATTCTCGCGTCGCCCGTGGCGCTCGGCTCGTTCTGGGCGTTGCTGGTCGCCACGGCAGGCCTGCCGGTGCTGGTTTTCCGCATCCTCGACGAGGAGAAGATGCTGGTCGCCGAACTGCGCGGCTACGACGAGTACCGGCAGAAGATCCGGTACCGGCTCGTGCCCGGCCTGTGGTGA
- a CDS encoding TIGR00730 family Rossman fold protein, which translates to MVARVYVGDVKEGQDRQWAVCVYCASGPTHPELLELAAEVGSSIAARGWTLVSGGGNVSAMGAVAQAARAKGGHTVGVIPKALVHRELADVDAAELIVTDTMRERKREMEHRSDAFIALPGGIGTLEEFFEAWTAGYLGMHDKPLILLDPFGHYDGLLTWLRGLVPTGYVSQRAMDSLVVVDNVEAALEACAPE; encoded by the coding sequence GTGGTCGCGCGCGTCTACGTTGGAGATGTGAAAGAAGGACAGGACCGCCAGTGGGCGGTGTGTGTGTACTGCGCGTCGGGACCGACGCATCCCGAACTGCTCGAGCTGGCAGCAGAGGTCGGCTCGTCGATCGCGGCGCGGGGGTGGACGCTGGTGTCCGGTGGCGGCAACGTGTCGGCGATGGGTGCCGTCGCGCAGGCCGCCCGCGCCAAGGGCGGCCACACGGTCGGTGTGATCCCCAAGGCGCTCGTGCATCGTGAGCTCGCCGACGTCGACGCGGCCGAACTCATCGTCACCGACACGATGCGCGAGCGGAAGCGCGAGATGGAGCACCGCTCGGACGCGTTCATCGCGCTGCCCGGCGGCATCGGCACTCTCGAAGAGTTCTTCGAGGCCTGGACTGCGGGCTATCTGGGCATGCACGACAAGCCGCTGATCCTGCTCGATCCGTTCGGCCACTACGACGGGCTCTTGACGTGGTTGCGGGGGCTGGTCCCGACGGGTTACGTCTCGCAACGGGCCATGGACAGCCTGGTGGTGGTCGACAACGTCGAGGCCGCGCTCGAGGCGTGCGCGCCCGAGTAG
- the glgC gene encoding glucose-1-phosphate adenylyltransferase — translation MRELPHVLGIVLAGGEGKRLYPLTADRAKPAVPFGGAYRLIDFVLSNLVNARYLRICVLTQYKSHSLDRHISQNWRLSGLAGEYITPVPAQQRLGPRWYTGSADAIYQSLNLIYDEDPDYIIIFGADHVYRMDPEQMMQFHIESGAGATVAGIRVPRSEASAFGCIDADESGRIREFIEKPADPPGTPDDPEQTFVSMGNYIFTTKVLIDAIRADADDDHSDHDMGGDIIPRLVSDGMAAVYDFKNNEVPGATERDHGYWRDVGTLDAFYDAHMDLVSVHPVFNLYNKRWPIRGESENLAPAKFVNGGSAQESVVGAGSIISAASVRNSVLSSNVVVDDGAIVEGSVLMPGVRIGRGAVVRHAILDKNVVVGPGEMVGVDLDKDRERFAISAGGVVAVGKGVWI, via the coding sequence ATGAGGGAGTTGCCACATGTGCTGGGCATTGTCCTGGCCGGCGGAGAGGGCAAGCGGCTGTATCCGTTGACGGCCGACCGAGCCAAGCCAGCGGTTCCCTTCGGGGGTGCGTACCGGCTGATCGACTTCGTGCTGTCGAATCTGGTCAACGCCCGATATCTCCGAATTTGCGTTCTCACGCAATACAAGTCGCACTCCCTCGACCGGCACATCAGCCAGAACTGGCGGTTGAGCGGTCTGGCCGGTGAGTACATCACGCCCGTGCCCGCCCAGCAACGCCTCGGCCCGCGCTGGTACACCGGTTCGGCCGACGCCATCTACCAGTCGCTCAACCTCATCTACGACGAGGATCCCGACTACATCATCATCTTCGGCGCCGACCACGTGTACCGCATGGACCCCGAGCAGATGATGCAGTTCCACATCGAGAGCGGCGCGGGCGCCACCGTCGCGGGCATCCGGGTGCCGCGCTCGGAGGCCAGCGCGTTCGGGTGCATCGACGCCGACGAGTCGGGCCGCATCCGTGAATTCATCGAGAAGCCCGCCGACCCGCCCGGCACGCCCGACGACCCCGAGCAGACGTTCGTCTCGATGGGCAACTACATCTTCACCACGAAGGTGCTCATCGACGCGATCCGCGCCGACGCCGACGACGACCATTCCGACCACGACATGGGCGGCGACATCATCCCGCGTCTCGTCTCCGACGGTATGGCCGCGGTCTACGACTTCAAGAACAACGAGGTGCCCGGGGCCACCGAGCGCGACCACGGATATTGGCGCGACGTCGGAACGCTCGATGCGTTCTACGACGCCCACATGGATCTGGTGTCGGTGCACCCGGTGTTCAACCTGTACAACAAGCGCTGGCCCATCCGCGGCGAGTCCGAGAACCTCGCCCCGGCCAAGTTCGTCAACGGCGGCTCGGCTCAGGAGTCGGTGGTCGGCGCCGGCAGCATCATCTCGGCCGCATCGGTGCGCAACTCGGTGCTGTCGTCGAACGTGGTGGTCGACGACGGCGCGATCGTGGAGGGCAGCGTGCTGATGCCGGGTGTGCGCATCGGACGCGGCGCGGTGGTGCGCCACGCGATCCTCGACAAGAACGTCGTCGTCGGCCCCGGCGAGATGGTCGGCGTCGATCTCGACAAGGACCGCGAGCGCTTCGCGATCAGCGCGGGGGGAGTGGTTGCGGTGGGGAAGGGTGTGTGGATTTAG
- the glgA gene encoding glycogen synthase — MRVAMMTREYPPEVYGGAGVHVTELVAQLRKLCDVDVHCMGAPRDGAYVAHPDPALRGANAALTTLSADLNMVNNAEAATVVHSHTWYTGLAGHLASLLYGVPHVLTAHSLEPLRPWKAEQLGGGYRVSSWVEHTAVEAADAVIAVSSGMRDDVLRTYPALDPDRVHVVRNGIDTTVWYPAEPTPDESVLAELGVDLNRPIVAFVGRITRQKGVAHLVAAAHRFAPEVQLVLCAGAPDTPQIAEEVSSAVQQLAQARTGVFWVREMLPTHKIREILSAATVFVCPSVYEPLGIVNLEAMACATAVVASDVGGIPEVVADGRTGLLVHYDANDTEAYEARLAEAVNSLVADPDRAREYGIAGRERCIDEFSWAHIAEQTLEIYRKVSA, encoded by the coding sequence ATGCGGGTGGCCATGATGACTCGGGAGTATCCACCCGAGGTGTACGGCGGAGCAGGCGTTCACGTGACCGAGCTGGTCGCTCAACTCCGAAAATTGTGCGACGTCGACGTGCACTGCATGGGCGCCCCGCGCGACGGGGCATACGTGGCGCATCCAGACCCGGCGCTGCGCGGCGCCAATGCCGCGCTGACAACGTTGTCGGCGGACCTGAACATGGTGAACAACGCCGAGGCGGCGACCGTGGTGCATTCCCACACCTGGTACACCGGCCTGGCGGGCCATCTCGCGTCGCTGCTGTACGGCGTCCCGCACGTGCTCACGGCGCACTCGCTTGAGCCCTTGCGGCCGTGGAAGGCCGAACAGTTGGGCGGCGGTTACCGCGTGTCCTCGTGGGTCGAGCACACGGCCGTCGAGGCCGCCGACGCGGTCATCGCGGTGAGCTCGGGCATGCGCGACGACGTGCTGCGCACGTACCCCGCGCTGGATCCCGACCGGGTGCACGTGGTGCGCAACGGCATCGACACCACCGTCTGGTATCCCGCGGAGCCCACTCCCGACGAGTCGGTGCTCGCCGAACTCGGGGTGGACCTCAACCGGCCGATCGTCGCGTTCGTCGGACGCATCACGCGCCAGAAGGGTGTCGCGCACCTGGTGGCCGCCGCGCACCGGTTCGCGCCCGAGGTGCAGCTGGTGTTGTGCGCGGGCGCCCCGGACACGCCGCAGATCGCCGAGGAGGTGTCGTCAGCGGTGCAGCAGCTCGCGCAGGCGCGCACCGGGGTGTTCTGGGTGCGCGAGATGCTGCCGACGCACAAGATCCGGGAGATTCTCTCGGCAGCAACTGTTTTCGTATGCCCGTCGGTGTACGAACCACTGGGCATCGTGAACCTGGAAGCGATGGCGTGCGCCACGGCCGTGGTGGCCTCCGACGTCGGGGGCATCCCCGAGGTCGTCGCCGACGGGCGCACCGGCCTTCTGGTGCACTACGACGCGAACGACACCGAGGCCTACGAGGCGCGTCTGGCCGAAGCGGTGAACTCGCTGGTGGCCGATCCGGACAGAGCCCGCGAGTACGGCATCGCAGGCCGCGAGCGGTGCATCGACGAATTCTCGTGGGCACACATCGCCGAGCAGACGTTGGAGATCTACCGCAAGGTGTCTGCCTGA
- the folP gene encoding dihydropteroate synthase, giving the protein MFSTFCGRPVAHDRALIMAIVNRTPDSFYDRGATFTDEAAKAAAHRVIDEGADVIDVGGVKAGPGSNVDAEEEITRVVPFIEWLRSTFPDRLISVDTWRAAVAKQACAAGADIINDTWAGADPGLAEVAAEFGAGLVCSHTGGATPRTRPFRVNYGISERGVVDDVIAEVTAAAERAVATGVQRDRILIDPTHDFGKNTYHGLSLLRHVKDLVNTGWPVLMALSNKDFVGETLGVDLTERLEGTLAATALAAADGAAMFRVHEVGPTRRVLEMVASIQGVRKPARTVRGLA; this is encoded by the coding sequence GTGTTCTCGACGTTCTGCGGTCGTCCGGTGGCGCACGACCGTGCCCTCATCATGGCGATCGTCAACCGGACACCCGATTCGTTCTACGACCGCGGCGCCACCTTCACCGACGAGGCAGCCAAGGCCGCCGCGCACCGTGTGATCGACGAAGGTGCCGACGTCATCGACGTCGGCGGCGTCAAGGCGGGCCCCGGCAGCAACGTCGACGCCGAAGAGGAGATCACGCGCGTCGTCCCGTTCATCGAGTGGCTGCGCAGCACCTTCCCCGACCGGTTGATCAGCGTCGACACGTGGCGCGCGGCCGTCGCCAAGCAGGCGTGCGCGGCGGGCGCGGACATCATCAACGACACCTGGGCCGGCGCCGACCCAGGTCTGGCCGAGGTGGCCGCCGAGTTCGGCGCGGGCCTGGTGTGCTCACACACGGGCGGCGCGACGCCGCGCACGCGGCCGTTCCGGGTGAACTACGGCATCAGCGAGCGCGGTGTGGTCGACGACGTGATCGCGGAGGTGACCGCTGCCGCCGAGCGGGCCGTGGCAACGGGTGTGCAGCGCGACCGGATCCTCATCGATCCGACCCATGATTTCGGCAAAAACACTTATCACGGTCTTAGTTTGTTGCGCCACGTAAAAGATCTTGTTAATACCGGATGGCCGGTCCTGATGGCGCTGAGCAACAAGGATTTTGTCGGGGAGACTCTCGGTGTGGACCTGACCGAACGCCTGGAAGGGACGCTCGCCGCAACAGCGCTTGCCGCCGCGGATGGAGCAGCCATGTTCCGGGTACACGAGGTGGGGCCCACTCGGCGCGTGCTCGAAATGGTCGCGTCGATTCAGGGAGTGCGGAAGCCCGCACGAACAGTGAGGGGACTGGCATGA
- a CDS encoding DUF4126 domain-containing protein, with translation MELLTGFGLATAAGLNAYIPLLALGLLSRFTDLVALPAGWAWLENGWVMAIVAVLLVVEIVADKIPALDTVNDTIQTFVRPTAGGIVFGSGTAAETAAVTDPGAFAQSGQWIPVAIGVVTALVVSLTKTAVRPAANVASAGVAAPVLSTVEDVTSVGLVIVAILLPVLVLVALALMAWGAFRLWRWRRRRAKSTHPSPPQPLPPR, from the coding sequence GTGGAGTTGCTGACCGGGTTCGGACTGGCCACCGCCGCAGGCCTGAACGCCTATATCCCGTTGCTGGCGCTGGGGTTGCTGTCGCGGTTCACCGACCTGGTCGCGCTGCCCGCCGGATGGGCCTGGCTGGAGAACGGTTGGGTGATGGCGATCGTCGCGGTGCTGCTCGTGGTCGAGATCGTCGCCGACAAGATTCCCGCGCTCGACACCGTCAACGACACCATCCAGACGTTCGTGCGGCCCACCGCCGGCGGAATCGTCTTCGGCTCGGGCACCGCCGCCGAGACGGCCGCGGTCACCGATCCGGGAGCGTTCGCGCAGTCCGGTCAGTGGATCCCGGTCGCGATCGGGGTGGTGACGGCACTCGTCGTCTCGTTGACCAAGACCGCGGTGCGCCCTGCCGCGAACGTGGCCTCGGCGGGCGTGGCGGCGCCCGTGCTGTCGACGGTCGAGGACGTCACGAGCGTGGGTCTGGTGATCGTCGCGATCCTGCTGCCGGTCCTGGTGCTGGTGGCGTTGGCGCTGATGGCGTGGGGCGCTTTCCGGTTGTGGCGTTGGCGCAGACGACGCGCTAAATCCACACACCCTTCCCCACCGCAACCACTCCCCCCGCGCTGA
- the fadD6 gene encoding long-chain-acyl-CoA synthetase FadD6: MTDQKATRNSVGLLDLATRLPGFLMDAPVILRGVATGFTARPSAKTSIGKVFQDRAAQYADRVFIKFGDERLTYKTANETVNRYAAVLAARGVGHGDVVGVMLRNSPDAVLLMLAIVKCGAIAGMLNYHQRGDVLKHSIGLLSATAVVAEPDFVDHIVESGADTTGLMTVEELRRLATTAPTTNPASASAVLAKDKAFYIFTSGTTGLPKASVMTHYRWLRALAGFGGLGLRLRSNDTLYCCLPLYHNNALTVSVGSVLNSGASLALGKSFSASRFWDEVIDYGATAFVYIGEICGYLLNQPPKPTDRAHKVRVIVGNGLRPAIWDEFIERFGISRVCEFYAASEGNTAFVNVFNVSKSTGICPSPVAFVEYDPDTGEPVRGADGKLRKVKSGEPGLLLSKVSSFQPFDGYTDSSATEKKLVRNAFKDGDVWFNTGDLMRSQGFGHAAFADRLGDTFRWKGENVATTEVEAAVASHHKIEECTVFGVEVPGAGGRAGMAAVQLKDGEEFDGKALADAFYGHLPAYAVPLFVRVVPELAHTSTFKSQKVDLRKQGYGPDVTDPVYVLAGRDEGYVPFYDEYPEEVTAGKRPKN, translated from the coding sequence ATGACCGACCAGAAAGCCACCAGGAACTCCGTCGGCCTGCTCGACCTCGCGACGCGGCTACCGGGTTTCCTGATGGACGCGCCGGTCATCCTGCGCGGCGTCGCCACGGGTTTCACGGCCCGGCCCAGCGCCAAGACCTCGATCGGCAAGGTCTTCCAGGACCGTGCCGCGCAGTACGCCGACCGTGTTTTCATCAAGTTCGGTGACGAGCGCCTGACGTACAAGACGGCCAACGAGACGGTCAACCGCTACGCCGCGGTGCTCGCCGCCCGGGGTGTGGGCCACGGCGACGTCGTGGGGGTCATGCTGCGCAACTCGCCCGACGCGGTGCTGCTGATGCTCGCGATCGTCAAGTGCGGCGCGATCGCGGGGATGCTGAACTATCACCAGCGTGGCGATGTGCTCAAGCACAGCATCGGCCTGCTCAGTGCCACCGCGGTGGTGGCCGAACCGGACTTCGTCGACCACATCGTCGAAAGTGGCGCCGACACAACCGGTTTGATGACCGTCGAGGAGCTGCGGCGGCTCGCGACCACAGCCCCGACGACCAACCCGGCGAGCGCGTCGGCCGTACTGGCCAAGGACAAGGCGTTCTACATCTTCACCTCGGGCACCACGGGCCTGCCCAAGGCCAGCGTGATGACGCACTACCGGTGGCTGCGCGCGCTGGCCGGCTTCGGCGGTCTCGGGCTGCGTCTGCGCAGCAACGACACCCTGTACTGCTGCCTGCCGCTGTACCACAACAACGCGCTGACGGTCTCGGTCGGATCGGTGCTGAACTCGGGTGCGTCTCTGGCACTTGGCAAATCGTTCTCGGCCTCGAGGTTCTGGGACGAGGTCATCGACTACGGCGCCACCGCGTTCGTCTACATCGGCGAGATCTGCGGATACCTGCTCAACCAGCCGCCCAAGCCGACCGACCGCGCGCACAAGGTGCGCGTGATCGTCGGAAACGGGCTGCGGCCGGCCATCTGGGACGAGTTCATCGAGCGGTTCGGCATCTCCCGGGTCTGCGAGTTCTACGCCGCCAGTGAGGGCAACACGGCGTTCGTCAACGTGTTCAACGTGTCGAAGTCCACCGGCATCTGCCCGAGTCCGGTGGCGTTCGTCGAATACGACCCCGACACGGGTGAACCGGTGCGCGGCGCCGACGGCAAGCTGCGCAAGGTCAAGTCGGGGGAGCCCGGCCTGCTGCTGTCGAAGGTCAGTTCGTTCCAGCCGTTCGACGGCTACACCGACTCGTCGGCGACCGAGAAGAAGTTGGTGCGCAACGCATTCAAGGACGGCGACGTGTGGTTCAACACGGGCGACCTGATGCGTTCGCAGGGCTTCGGCCACGCGGCGTTCGCCGACCGGCTGGGCGACACGTTCCGCTGGAAGGGCGAGAACGTCGCGACCACCGAGGTGGAGGCCGCCGTCGCGAGCCACCACAAGATCGAGGAGTGCACGGTCTTCGGCGTCGAGGTCCCCGGCGCCGGGGGACGGGCGGGCATGGCCGCCGTCCAGCTCAAGGACGGCGAGGAGTTCGACGGCAAGGCGCTCGCCGACGCGTTCTACGGGCACCTGCCCGCCTACGCCGTACCGCTGTTCGTGCGCGTCGTACCCGAACTGGCGCACACCTCGACGTTCAAGAGCCAGAAGGTGGACCTGCGCAAACAGGGATACGGCCCGGACGTCACCGACCCGGTCTACGTGCTCGCCGGCCGCGACGAGGGCTACGTGCCGTTCTACGACGAGTACCCCGAGGAAGTCACGGCGGGTAAACGCCCCAAGAACTAG